The following coding sequences are from one Rhinoraja longicauda isolate Sanriku21f chromosome 7, sRhiLon1.1, whole genome shotgun sequence window:
- the LOC144595530 gene encoding protein POLR1D isoform X1, producing MAGNELRLATGRCHLYHRKVEISQVKALKAVEELLTEAKRGKARAETMGPMGWMKCPLPGANKRFIVNTIKNTIPSRKPTYEQRQREEVKDSNLNENEQRKKEKTHKNSFQPYKHGSKSRMKSNRSPSPRESDSKRSTKKYKSTKDY from the exons ATGGCTGGAAACGAGCTGCGGcttgctacgggtcgctgccatttgtaccatcgcaaagtcgaaatatcgcaagtcaaagcatt GAAAGCTGTAGAAGAACTTCTTACAGAAGCAAAACGTGGAAAAGCCAGGGCTGAAACAATGGGACCCATGGGCTG gatgaagtgtcctcttcCAGGAGCTAACAAACGGTTTATCGTCAATACTATTAAGAATACAATACCATCTCGAAAGCCAACATATGAGCAAAGACAAAGGGAAGAGGTTAAGGATTCCAATCTAAATGAGAATgaacaaagaaaaaaagaaaagactCACAAAAACAGTTTTCAACCCTATAAACATGGATCAAAATCTAGAATGAAATCTAACAGATCTCCATCTCCGAGGGAAAGTGACTCAAAAAGAAGCACTAAAAAATACAAGAGTACAAAAGATTATTGA
- the LOC144595530 gene encoding protein POLR1D isoform X3 — MASSRGKRVKAVEELLTEAKRGKARAETMGPMGWMKCPLPGANKRFIVNTIKNTIPSRKPTYEQRQREEVKDSNLNENEQRKKEKTHKNSFQPYKHGSKSRMKSNRSPSPRESDSKRSTKKYKSTKDY, encoded by the exons ATGGCGAGCTCGAGAGGTAAACGCGT GAAAGCTGTAGAAGAACTTCTTACAGAAGCAAAACGTGGAAAAGCCAGGGCTGAAACAATGGGACCCATGGGCTG gatgaagtgtcctcttcCAGGAGCTAACAAACGGTTTATCGTCAATACTATTAAGAATACAATACCATCTCGAAAGCCAACATATGAGCAAAGACAAAGGGAAGAGGTTAAGGATTCCAATCTAAATGAGAATgaacaaagaaaaaaagaaaagactCACAAAAACAGTTTTCAACCCTATAAACATGGATCAAAATCTAGAATGAAATCTAACAGATCTCCATCTCCGAGGGAAAGTGACTCAAAAAGAAGCACTAAAAAATACAAGAGTACAAAAGATTATTGA
- the LOC144595530 gene encoding protein POLR1D isoform X2, which produces MEKDGELERKAVEELLTEAKRGKARAETMGPMGWMKCPLPGANKRFIVNTIKNTIPSRKPTYEQRQREEVKDSNLNENEQRKKEKTHKNSFQPYKHGSKSRMKSNRSPSPRESDSKRSTKKYKSTKDY; this is translated from the exons ATGGAGAAAGATGGCGAGCTCGAGAG GAAAGCTGTAGAAGAACTTCTTACAGAAGCAAAACGTGGAAAAGCCAGGGCTGAAACAATGGGACCCATGGGCTG gatgaagtgtcctcttcCAGGAGCTAACAAACGGTTTATCGTCAATACTATTAAGAATACAATACCATCTCGAAAGCCAACATATGAGCAAAGACAAAGGGAAGAGGTTAAGGATTCCAATCTAAATGAGAATgaacaaagaaaaaaagaaaagactCACAAAAACAGTTTTCAACCCTATAAACATGGATCAAAATCTAGAATGAAATCTAACAGATCTCCATCTCCGAGGGAAAGTGACTCAAAAAGAAGCACTAAAAAATACAAGAGTACAAAAGATTATTGA